GTAGAATCGTTCGCTAAGCCAATTTACCTAATGTTTCGCTTGTTAGCCAGAATATAGTCGGCCATTGCCTTCGTTTCCGGCTCGGAGAACGCGTGGGGGCCAGCGTATGTTTCGTGACAGGGGTCCGAGCTCGCGCCGCCCTCGTCCATCTCGCCCCAGTGGTAGCCAAAGTTCCTATTTGGATCAACCCCTTCGCATTTCCCCCAGAACCACCTAGCATAGTGGCTCACCAGTCGCAGGAGGCTGAAACGAAGGTCTAATCGTCAGTGAATTGGAAGAATTTCATGTCGTGTCTCGAGGAAACCAATCATTTTTTCATTCTGagattttattaacccttaatggAGCAATGTCGTCGTATCAGTTACATGGCACTTTTACTTAACGAGTTCACTTGTATATGGTAAAAgtcattttactatttttaacaCTGTAATATTCACAATGCAGAGGTTAAGTATCGTGCCAGGTCACTTCTGAATTTGTTTCAGCTTCTTATCTATGTTACGGTGATTTTTAAATTCATGGTGGCTCACAGTAAGATATCACATTACACAGTGTGTACCATTGATGGCTCATTAGACGGTGTGTAGCATGAAAAATCTCGTcaaatggtttggtaattagaaaacattgccatatagttgagaatcaatttacttattgatcatttcgatatttttatcagttttgagaattcagtcgccaaatgggaacatgttaagggttaatgattTCATTATAAGGAAAGACTGAGAGTGGATTCCTTCGTTAGAGGACACTTTTGTTCATTCGTTCGGTCTGGGAATAATCATCCAGATAAATGAACTACAGCTCCACTATAGTTTAGAAAAACAGAATATCCTACCGACTATCGTCTTGATCCTCGCCATGATTACTCCTCGTCTTCCTCCAGAGTCTGTCTCCGGTGTGACTGAACTCGTAGCCGTCCGGATTCGCGACAGGCAGAATCATCCAGTCCGAATTGTCCAGCAATTTCGTGTAACTCGAGTTCCTCTCGACTAACTGGCTCACTATGTAGGTCGCCACGGCTGTGCCGATCCATTCTCGCGCGTGCATGCCTGCCGAATACGATGACAATTCAAGGGACGGACATGGTAACGGTATAAAGTGGAGCTGAAGTGATCCTTTCTGTCCCGATGACTCGACAAGTCGAGAAGCTTCGTGAATATTTTTGGCGGATCATCTAATACACTGGTCTTCAGTCTCTTTCCCATATAAATGAGCTTCGGTATTTGGTTTCGTTTGAAGAGACTCTTCATGATTCTACGTATTGCTTGGCGAAGTAAAGCAGAAGGTATTAGAAATCATTAGAAAGAGACGAGaagcaaagataaagagaagAGAATAAATTAGTATTCCTGACCTAAAACCCTCCTCAAAATGAATCAATTAACTAGCAATTGTGTAGTACTAAATTTATAGCTTACAGTTCCTTTTGTTCTGAGTTGCGTGCAGGGTAAAGGTCATTCGCAGGACAATGAATACCCGGATTCAAATCGTATCGTTGAATCATTAAACATTCGATTATTCGTCAATAGGTGCTCGATCAATCAATCTTTCCACCCGATGGTATACACAGATATAAATTCTGATGCAACTTTTATTGGAATTGCACGATACCAACGTCCCCTTCTGTGAAGGCTATCTATTGACTGCATCATCGACGTGTGTCGCGACGCATAAATTGAATTATGGGGTACATTTACTACCGGCGTAAATATGCTCCGCGATGCTTGTTCATTGTAACACACAGATGGAAAGTTGAATTATACTCCATTAAAGTAATTGCGAAAAGAGTTCATAATACTGTCTCTTATTCATCGACAGGAATTTCTTTCGATTGTCCTGTAAACTTTAAAGTTCCTCGAGATTtggaataattcattcgatATCGGTACGAAAACGATATTTCCTATTGTGTTGCTTTAGATAAACAGTCGGTTACGATAAACGAGTTATTGAAGCAGTGGAAAATGTCTACGAGGTACTCCTATCGATAAAAATCTTCATGAAAGTTTATCGGTGCCAGAACATTCTGCACAGATACCTGATACTCGAGCGAATCTTCGGATGAGCTGAGTGTTTCCACCGGAGAACCAGTTTCTCGTGCACGCGGAGAAgaaactttgttttattattcagaGCATCTCGTGCGTAAATCAGCGAGACAGCACCGAGAATAATAAAGATCAAGATTTTGTGTCAAACACCGAAACGTGCCGGTTATAGAACTctctatatttcctttgaataaTTTCGCACGGAGATAAGCGAATGTCGAGCACGTACGggtctctttttatttttccctgttATTCTATGGTCTCCGCGTGTATTCTGCTGGCGACCCGGTAAACGTTCATTCATGGGATTCTCTGAGAAGATCTAGGACTCACCCGCGTCTATCCATACCGCAGGCTTCGCTTCGCCATCTTTGTTGGGGCCGGTAGAGATCTTCACCATTTTGATTGGTTGTCCTTCGAAACTGTGCCCTATTGTTATTAGCTCCACCATGTTGGGGTACTTGAATGCTAGGTACTCGAGGTACCTGACGATTTCTGGATAACAGAGGTCAAATTAACATTCATTTATAAACGAGATCTCAGtgtatttgaaataatgttaTCAATATAAACGGTCATAGAATGATTAGAATCCTGATTTAGATTGAGGAAATTAAATTAGTAGAACTGAGGGtgtatttgaaataatgttaCCGATATAAACAGTCATAAAACGATTAGAATCTTGATTTAGATTAGGGAAATTAAATTAGTAGAACTAAGGGTGGATTTTGAAATTAGTTTCGAGTGGAATTAATTACCTGCGTATCGATGGTACCTTTTCCAAGTCATGCTGTGTCCCTGACTGGTGACCAGATCCTCGCGTTGCTCCTTCGACATCCTTGGATTCTGGTGTGCTATCGTTTTCTGTCATTCCATgcaaattataaaaacaaatgaattagAAATTAGTATTCGAACTTATGCAAACGCCTATGATTATGAATCAGTGGATCATACCTGAAGATTTGGTATCAGTATCTTAAAATCGATCCCTCTTTCCCTGAGGAATGTTTTCAGATCGGAAACTAGATCTGGAGCAACAACTAGATCGGTTGATCTGAAACGTCAACATTTTCTAAGAAGCATAATGTTAGTAAGAAAACTAGTTTATCGGTTTTTATGATTAATATACTTGTTGTAGAACGGTTGCGTCCAGAACCTGATGTCCTCCGGTTCGGCGTCCCTGAGTTCCCTCAGTTCGTTCACCTGACTCTCAGAATCAGGGTACACCCTGATCAGCTGATAGTTTTTGTAATTCACTCTTGCGGATCGTGCTTTCGATATTTTTTCCGGACCAATTATACTAGCCACGATGGAACCGATGCCGTTAGACACCGCTGAGAACACCGACTCGAACATATCGACAAAAGAGAATCCTCTTCCAGTGTTCGCAGAAAACGATGATCTAGATTTCCCTGTGAAATTATCTTCATCGCAGgcttcgtcttcttcgtcttcgtacCTGTAATTACGAATGTTTCAGTACTTCCACGGAAAGAGAACTACTCAGCCAATAAACCTCTTTTCGACTTAAAAACACTAAGCCGATGTAAATTCCAAACATCAAGCTGAAATCATAACTTAACAACCCACaccatgaatataaatattccacaATTTAAAGAAGCACGGATCTTCCATTTACAAAActcaaaatataaaagatatttacagcataaatacattatttattcaaacttcTATCTCAATGTCTCGGTTAAACCAGGAGCAAATTGAAACATTGAGATAGAAGTTTGAATAAATATAGGATCTATTTATACTGTAAATATGTCTTTTATATTTTGagttttgtaatataaatggaAGATCCGTGCTTCTTTGGATCGTGGATATTTGTCTCGGTTAAACCAGGAAcaaattgaaacattaaattcGAGGTCTATCAAACTAATTTCACTTGACATACGAACCCATCCCACGATCCTTCCTCCAAGGACCAATCCCGTCTAGCCGAGGGCGTGTTGTTCGCTGGTTGCACGGAAAATTCGAAATCACCGCGTTGCGGTCGCGGCTCGATCGAATTCGACAAAAGAACGATCGAGAAACCGAACGCGAGGATCGACTGGACGTCGACAGCCATGGTCGGCCTGAATCAGGCCAGGATATGCGATCGCCTCGGAGTCACCTTGTTGACTGTTCCCGTGGTGGTCCGCAGCCGGAACCAGTCTCTGGGACTTGTTGCTCGTAAGCGTATGCGGAAAACGACAGTTTCACTGGTCTGCCCCACGGGCCCGGCTTACGGGATTTCTGTGTGGTATTTAGTACTCGGGTTCCTTCTCGGTCTCTAGGCCCAGCTAGTAATCCAACTGAATTGAAAGATAAGAAAGTAATAGAACGCTATCCTACTTTCCAGACGAACCTTTACTAACGCAACGATTTCCATCGGATGCCCTCGAATACGATGatattcattggaaatattaacccttcgcgctcgagaatgtttttctcgagaaatattcattattttctggtgTGATATCGATGGCATTTTTTACAACTAAAGGAATACCTTGCGTAAACTAAGCGACAGAATTATctcatttcgatgttccatgtgttgatacattatagacagtttaatgttgaatttgagattttatcgttttctttatcttttcttttcgaatcaaatggcgactgaaaggcgcctctcgagtgcaaagggttaatctacgaTTGACTATTTaggtatttctttttattccaaGAACCATATTCGATgattgtaattgaataattgtgttgtttaaatgattttaatagtgAAATAGCATTTCAACGTGTCCTCGTTTGTAATCGTTTGTGGATAATTTGTATTATGAGAGATTATGGTAATTATTTTAACGAGCGTTTCAAGTGCGATGCGTTCGAGTGCAGCTTCTTACCTTCAAAAGTGTAACGGCGGAAATGGGTTAACTCTTGTTTTCTTAGAAACGGTACCGATCAATGAATCTTCTTTAGAAGCTCCCCGAGTAAAACGTCCTCACGTGTCACGCGAAGGAACGCGGCGAGCGGAAAAGTTTTTGCCACTTTTCTCCTCGGCGCCGCTCGTTTTGTTCCTATCCCGTTAACGGTAATCGAAGTAATACTGCCACTTACCGTGTAATACAATAGTTGCGGCCCGTTCGGGACGGAAAATCGAAAAGATGATGGATCGCCGGGACAAAAAAATCATATAATTCACTAGTTACTTTCGTTCTCGACGCAGAGAGTTTGTTACTGCTCTCTTGACACGCGAGTTTAGAATGAACGACGGAAATTCTTCGCCTATATACATCCTATCACAGCATCATTAAACTCTGccatggaaaatgaaaaatattcattaataatcaATTCATAACTTTCACAATGAATCTCATAATTCTTTCAATACTTTGACTACATTAATAACCATCGTCTTCATGAAAAATGGAACattctaaatgaaaatttcgtaTTCAATGTCT
This is a stretch of genomic DNA from Nomia melanderi isolate GNS246 chromosome 1, iyNomMela1, whole genome shotgun sequence. It encodes these proteins:
- the LOC116424854 gene encoding carboxypeptidase B; amino-acid sequence: MAVDVQSILAFGFSIVLLSNSIEPRPQRGDFEFSVQPANNTPSARRDWSLEEGSWDGYEDEEDEACDEDNFTGKSRSSFSANTGRGFSFVDMFESVFSAVSNGIGSIVASIIGPEKISKARSARVNYKNYQLIRVYPDSESQVNELRELRDAEPEDIRFWTQPFYNKSTDLVVAPDLVSDLKTFLRERGIDFKILIPNLQKTIAHQNPRMSKEQREDLVTSQGHSMTWKRYHRYAEIVRYLEYLAFKYPNMVELITIGHSFEGQPIKMVKISTGPNKDGEAKPAVWIDAGMHAREWIGTAVATYIVSQLVERNSSYTKLLDNSDWMILPVANPDGYEFSHTGDRLWRKTRSNHGEDQDDSRLLRLVSHYARWFWGKCEGVDPNRNFGYHWGEMDEGGASSDPCHETYAGPHAFSEPETKAMADYILANKRNIRMYLTLHSYSQMWLVPWGYTYSKPSDYSELAGAAKKAINAISKIHGTDYQLGPSADLLYPTSGASDDWAKGVAGIKYAYTLELRDRGTYGFLLPASQIVPTSREIWAGIRTIARLVTCNT